One region of Brachybacterium saurashtrense genomic DNA includes:
- a CDS encoding ABC transporter ATP-binding protein, whose protein sequence is MAESSPDIDAVETEDQEPQSTLWVPPATSPLTVVAHRVRMRYKAPRTDRSPRKGLWGRISPRKSMVSVSAVRGIDLTVREGEFVGIIGRNGSGKSTLLRMLAGVEPPTSGSIFTSSRPQLLGVSAALMSDLTGAENIKLGFLALGMTPAQAEELLPGAAELSALGDAVDLPMRTYSSGMASRLKFAISVMAQPKILMVDEALSTGDATFSKRSKAKMDELLENAGTVFMVNHAPRAIETVCSRVIWMEKGRVVMDGDTTQVCSTYRSFTYRMARDREVEAMEILREAVLAGEPQRASAALTLPQDEEPTPSDRTPELEPDPFASIFTRRMEAQRFPGTRRLDD, encoded by the coding sequence ATGGCCGAGAGCTCGCCTGACATCGACGCCGTCGAGACGGAAGATCAAGAGCCGCAAAGCACCCTGTGGGTTCCGCCTGCGACATCGCCGCTCACGGTCGTGGCGCATCGCGTGAGGATGCGATACAAGGCGCCCCGCACCGATCGCTCTCCGCGCAAGGGCCTGTGGGGGAGGATCTCTCCGCGCAAGTCGATGGTCTCGGTCTCCGCGGTGCGTGGTATCGACCTCACCGTGCGTGAAGGAGAGTTCGTAGGGATCATCGGTCGCAATGGCTCCGGGAAATCGACGCTCCTGCGCATGCTGGCTGGAGTGGAGCCGCCCACGTCCGGGTCGATTTTCACCAGTTCCCGGCCGCAGCTGCTGGGAGTGAGCGCTGCGCTGATGAGCGACCTCACCGGCGCCGAGAATATCAAGCTCGGATTCCTAGCGCTCGGCATGACGCCGGCTCAGGCGGAGGAACTGCTCCCTGGGGCAGCCGAACTATCCGCTCTCGGCGACGCCGTGGACCTGCCGATGCGCACGTACTCGTCCGGGATGGCGTCCCGGCTCAAGTTCGCGATCTCCGTGATGGCGCAACCGAAGATCCTGATGGTCGACGAGGCGCTCTCCACCGGTGATGCCACATTCTCGAAGCGCTCGAAGGCAAAGATGGATGAACTCCTAGAGAACGCTGGCACAGTCTTCATGGTCAACCACGCCCCCCGTGCGATCGAGACCGTGTGCTCAAGGGTGATCTGGATGGAGAAGGGGCGGGTCGTGATGGACGGCGACACCACGCAGGTGTGTTCGACTTATCGCTCCTTCACCTATCGAATGGCGCGAGACAGGGAGGTGGAGGCGATGGAGATCCTCCGCGAGGCGGTACTCGCAGGGGAGCCGCAGCGCGCCTCTGCCGCGCTGACTCTTCCCCAGGATGAGGAGCCCACCCCCTCGGACCGCACGCCCGAGCTCGAGCCCGATCCGTTCGCCTCGATCTTCACCCGACGGATGGAAGCGCAACGCTTCCCCGGCACCAGACGACTTGACGACTGA
- a CDS encoding ABC transporter permease has translation MKRALEAKGLDPSALTRIGVRPELTEYIRQLWDRRFFIWYDARHRASTQHSRMRLGNVWLLLRPLVDASVYFVIFGLILQAGRGIENFPAFLVIGILLYRSTATSISSGATLLHANRSMIKAFTFPRASIPIAAVVQSTMTAVFTLAMMCLVIIVLPPHAPPQFTWPLLVPIFMIQTVLNLGIMLFTARIGFHIPDMANLLGLVSRFLMYGSGVMFPITRFVDDSTAVAILELNPLYQIIDMMRSVLLDGQVPDLRSWTIAISWAVGTVVFGFLFFWRAEESYGRELA, from the coding sequence GTGAAGCGTGCGCTCGAGGCGAAGGGGCTCGACCCGAGCGCGCTCACCAGGATCGGGGTGCGCCCGGAGCTGACGGAGTACATCCGCCAGCTGTGGGATCGTCGGTTCTTCATCTGGTACGACGCACGGCACCGCGCCTCGACGCAGCACAGCCGCATGCGTCTGGGAAACGTGTGGCTCCTCCTGCGCCCGCTCGTCGACGCCAGCGTCTACTTCGTGATCTTTGGCCTGATCCTCCAGGCCGGGCGTGGTATAGAGAACTTCCCCGCGTTCCTCGTGATCGGTATCCTTCTGTACCGTTCGACCGCGACGTCGATCAGTTCTGGCGCAACCCTCCTCCACGCGAACCGGTCGATGATCAAGGCGTTCACGTTTCCCCGCGCCTCGATACCGATCGCGGCAGTGGTCCAGTCGACGATGACCGCAGTGTTCACGCTCGCGATGATGTGCCTCGTGATCATCGTGCTCCCACCGCACGCTCCCCCGCAGTTCACCTGGCCGTTACTCGTACCTATCTTCATGATCCAGACGGTGCTTAACCTGGGGATCATGCTTTTCACTGCGCGCATCGGGTTTCACATCCCTGACATGGCGAATCTGTTGGGGCTCGTGAGTCGGTTCCTCATGTACGGATCCGGTGTCATGTTCCCCATCACTCGATTCGTCGATGACTCCACCGCCGTCGCGATCCTCGAGCTCAACCCGCTGTATCAGATCATCGACATGATGCGGAGCGTGCTGCTGGACGGCCAGGTGCCGGATCTGCGATCGTGGACGATTGCGATCAGCTGGGCCGTCGGGACCGTGGTTTTCGGGTTCCTCTTCTTCTGGAGAGCGGAGGAGAGCTATGGCCGAGAGCTCGCCTGA
- a CDS encoding glycosyltransferase codes for MTRHLRRNMRLLSHAVGQHLLDDPALLAIQVSRRLPMGARRFIGRAIRTAAARFPRGDGVAALGAFMAGHESTALGHVVAARKETSRTAAEVAVLLDRPDLLDASTPAGTRARALWARGDLSGAVEALESEGRGSTAQARRLRSELELLEDGHRLRPPASGAAHSAPSPERERLRVLHLITNSLPHTQSGYALRTHNVLTALDACGIESVALTRTGYPVMVGKPLCDDEDVIDEIRYRRTLPSPLGATAEDRLAQQVDEALRIVAEFRPHVLHATTDYRNALVAQAVSAATGIPWILEVRGLMEKTWIASHRSEASRAVAARSEKVRRTIDAEASLAREADAVVTLSRTMAEVLVERGVSRDRITLVPNGVDTRLLTEQRTPQEARARLHPSLPADALAVGAVSALVDYEGFDVLLRAVAALLADGDVATEVRDRLVVVLVGDGVSAPGLRALAEELGIEDRLHMPGRVPASRGRTWVQALDVVIVPRKDLEVSRTVTPQKPVEALALGRPVVVSDLPALRESVQDAHGHLAGVLAAPDDHESLAAAILAVLEDESRRRALSLEGRTVAAERTWPALMRRYESAYRAVIRGDNEETTSDE; via the coding sequence TTGACACGACACCTCCGCCGGAACATGCGCCTGCTGTCGCATGCTGTGGGGCAGCACCTGTTGGACGACCCTGCCCTCCTCGCGATCCAGGTCAGCCGAAGGCTGCCGATGGGGGCTCGCCGCTTCATCGGCCGGGCCATTCGCACTGCCGCCGCGCGTTTCCCGCGAGGCGACGGGGTAGCAGCGCTGGGAGCCTTCATGGCAGGGCACGAGTCCACGGCGCTCGGCCACGTCGTGGCCGCCCGCAAGGAAACGTCGCGGACCGCGGCCGAGGTCGCCGTCCTGCTGGATCGTCCTGATCTGCTCGACGCAAGCACCCCGGCCGGCACGCGCGCTCGCGCGCTGTGGGCGCGGGGCGACCTGTCCGGTGCCGTGGAAGCGCTCGAGTCAGAGGGTCGTGGAAGCACGGCACAGGCGAGGCGCCTCCGCAGCGAGCTGGAACTCCTCGAGGACGGCCACCGCCTGCGTCCTCCTGCGTCGGGCGCGGCGCACAGTGCGCCGTCACCGGAGCGCGAACGGCTGCGTGTGCTCCATCTGATCACGAACTCCCTTCCGCACACCCAGTCCGGTTACGCACTGCGCACCCACAACGTCCTCACCGCCCTCGACGCCTGCGGCATCGAGTCCGTGGCGCTCACGCGCACCGGGTACCCCGTCATGGTGGGGAAGCCGCTGTGCGACGACGAGGACGTGATCGACGAGATCCGGTACCGCCGAACCCTTCCGAGCCCCCTCGGTGCCACGGCAGAAGACCGATTGGCCCAGCAGGTCGATGAGGCGCTGCGGATCGTCGCCGAATTCCGCCCACACGTCCTCCACGCGACGACCGACTACCGCAATGCGCTCGTCGCACAGGCCGTCAGCGCCGCCACCGGGATCCCGTGGATTCTCGAGGTCCGCGGCCTGATGGAGAAGACCTGGATCGCGTCGCACCGCAGTGAGGCCTCTCGCGCCGTCGCGGCCCGTTCGGAGAAGGTACGCCGAACCATCGATGCGGAAGCGTCGCTGGCCCGAGAGGCTGATGCAGTGGTGACTCTCAGTCGCACGATGGCGGAGGTGCTCGTGGAGCGCGGCGTCTCCCGGGACCGCATCACTCTGGTTCCCAACGGGGTCGATACACGCTTGCTGACCGAGCAGCGGACGCCTCAGGAGGCGCGCGCACGATTGCATCCGTCACTCCCGGCCGACGCACTGGCCGTGGGCGCCGTCAGCGCTCTCGTGGACTACGAGGGGTTCGACGTGCTGCTCCGCGCGGTGGCCGCTCTGCTCGCCGACGGTGACGTCGCGACCGAGGTGCGCGACCGCCTGGTGGTCGTGCTCGTGGGCGACGGGGTCTCGGCACCGGGCCTGCGCGCCCTGGCCGAGGAGCTGGGGATCGAGGACCGTCTGCACATGCCAGGTCGGGTCCCGGCCTCGCGGGGCCGCACCTGGGTGCAGGCCCTGGACGTGGTCATCGTGCCTCGCAAGGATCTGGAGGTCTCGCGCACGGTCACGCCGCAGAAGCCGGTCGAGGCGCTCGCGCTCGGTCGGCCGGTCGTGGTGAGCGATCTGCCGGCGCTCAGGGAGTCCGTCCAGGATGCCCACGGCCACCTCGCCGGAGTGCTCGCCGCACCGGACGACCACGAGTCGCTCGCCGCCGCGATCCTCGCCGTGCTCGAGGACGAGAGTCGTCGCCGGGCACTTTCCCTCGAGGGCCGGACGGTCGCGGCAGAGCGCACCTGGCCCGCGCTGATGCGGCGGTACGAGAGCGCGTACAGGGCAGTGATACGCGGAGACAATGAGGAGACGACCAGTGACGAGTGA
- a CDS encoding ABC transporter ATP-binding protein, producing the protein MTETAPDTSAVVHLDGVSQRFVTDTGDVVHALAETDLSIPQGQFVCVVGPSGCGKTTLLKIIAGFLRPTGGSAHYRGGEITSPGAERGVVFQQPNLFPWFSVRENVALGMRMRKVGKKERSTKAQEYLDLVGLGDFGDAKPYELSGGMQQRAQIARVLANETDVILMDEPFGALDAITRARLQADLLTIQRAQQRTVFFITHDVDEAVFLGDRVLVMSARPGRVVLDQEVTLSAQAGKQLGEEMRKLPEFIALREQVAGAIEH; encoded by the coding sequence GTGACCGAGACCGCCCCCGACACCTCCGCCGTGGTGCACCTCGACGGCGTCTCGCAGCGCTTCGTCACCGACACCGGCGACGTGGTCCATGCCCTGGCCGAGACCGATCTCAGCATCCCCCAGGGACAGTTCGTGTGCGTGGTCGGCCCGTCGGGATGCGGCAAGACGACCCTGCTGAAGATCATCGCCGGCTTCCTCCGCCCCACCGGCGGCAGCGCCCACTACCGGGGCGGCGAGATCACGAGCCCGGGCGCCGAACGCGGCGTGGTGTTCCAGCAGCCGAACCTGTTCCCCTGGTTCTCCGTGCGCGAGAACGTGGCGCTCGGCATGCGGATGCGCAAGGTGGGGAAGAAGGAACGCTCGACGAAGGCCCAGGAGTACCTCGATCTGGTGGGCCTCGGCGACTTCGGCGACGCGAAGCCGTACGAGCTCTCCGGTGGCATGCAGCAGCGTGCGCAGATCGCGCGCGTGCTCGCCAACGAGACCGACGTGATCCTCATGGACGAGCCGTTCGGCGCGCTGGACGCGATCACCCGCGCCCGCCTGCAGGCAGATCTGCTCACCATCCAGCGCGCCCAGCAACGGACCGTCTTCTTCATCACCCACGACGTGGACGAGGCCGTGTTCCTCGGAGACCGGGTGCTGGTCATGAGCGCACGGCCCGGGCGCGTGGTGCTGGATCAGGAGGTGACACTCTCGGCGCAGGCGGGCAAGCAGCTCGGCGAGGAGATGCGGAAGCTGCCGGAATTCATCGCGCTGCGGGAACAGGTGGCGGGGGCGATCGAGCACTGA
- a CDS encoding ABC transporter substrate-binding protein, which yields MNTSTSTRRPGTALRMAAATLGVVLALSGCVQSGRTSHPDNFAGETTCPVEPDPSITTSARIAWQAIPNGDLVVKDLQLLEACMPEAQISWLKMNSGGDVIQAFGSDSLDISQVGSSPAVKAASPPLSKEIKVIWISDVIGEAESLVVKDPAIESLDDMSGKTIGVPFGSTAHYSLLTALGEEGLSGDVRVINLAPDAILAAWQRDEIDAAWIWEPTLSELLGEEGHTILSSEDSAGLGAPTFDLVAGTEDFISGNPDFMRMWTLVQAEGTRILNEEPELAATSISVQLGVEKEDAQDLLDGYLYPTLEEQAGEEYFGGDGLADALTSTAEFLESQDGIDALADGDVYEQMPYGDAIEEVAK from the coding sequence GTGAACACCTCGACCTCGACGCGCCGCCCCGGCACAGCCCTGCGCATGGCCGCCGCCACGCTCGGCGTGGTGCTCGCGCTCAGCGGCTGCGTGCAGTCCGGCCGCACCAGTCACCCCGACAACTTCGCCGGCGAGACCACATGCCCGGTGGAGCCGGACCCTTCGATCACCACCTCGGCCCGGATCGCCTGGCAGGCGATCCCCAACGGCGACCTCGTGGTGAAGGATCTCCAGCTCCTGGAGGCGTGCATGCCGGAGGCGCAGATCTCCTGGCTCAAGATGAACTCCGGCGGCGACGTGATCCAGGCCTTCGGCTCCGATTCGCTGGACATCTCCCAGGTGGGCTCCAGCCCCGCCGTGAAGGCGGCGTCCCCGCCGCTGTCCAAGGAGATCAAGGTGATCTGGATCAGCGACGTGATCGGCGAGGCCGAGTCCCTCGTCGTCAAGGATCCCGCCATCGAGTCGCTGGACGACATGTCCGGGAAGACCATCGGCGTCCCCTTCGGCTCCACGGCGCACTACTCCCTCCTCACCGCGCTCGGGGAAGAGGGGCTGAGCGGCGACGTGCGCGTCATCAACCTCGCCCCGGACGCCATCCTCGCAGCCTGGCAGCGCGACGAGATCGACGCGGCCTGGATCTGGGAGCCCACGCTGAGCGAGTTGCTGGGCGAGGAGGGGCACACCATCCTCTCCAGCGAGGACAGCGCCGGCCTCGGCGCCCCCACCTTCGATCTCGTGGCCGGCACCGAGGACTTCATCAGCGGGAACCCGGACTTCATGCGCATGTGGACCCTCGTGCAGGCCGAGGGCACCAGGATCCTGAACGAGGAGCCCGAGCTCGCCGCGACCTCCATCTCCGTGCAGCTCGGCGTGGAGAAGGAGGACGCGCAGGACCTGCTCGACGGCTACCTCTACCCCACCCTTGAGGAGCAGGCCGGTGAGGAGTACTTCGGCGGCGACGGGCTCGCGGACGCGCTGACCAGCACCGCGGAGTTCCTCGAGTCCCAGGACGGGATCGACGCGCTGGCCGACGGGGACGTGTACGAGCAGATGCCGTACGGCGACGCGATCGAGGAGGTCGCGAAGTGA
- a CDS encoding ABC transporter permease: MLQGGVLLGILAVWWLITAIELIDPLYLPSPQSVFGAFLDANRCLVVDESTGRTVCGVQNYYLWEHLIASLQRIGVGVALAAVLGVALGAVMSMWELANTAFAPILNFLRALPPLGYIGLIIVWVGIGDTSKFLLLFLAAFPPIVIATIDGVRGVREDYLSAARSMGASSSQMARFVVLPAATASIFSGVRLAVGFAWTTVVAAELNNGIPGIGGLAYISGTQLNTALTIACIIVIGLVALALDGAIRWVGDRLVPWHGKV; encoded by the coding sequence ATGCTGCAAGGCGGCGTTCTGCTCGGGATCCTTGCAGTCTGGTGGCTGATCACCGCGATCGAGCTCATCGATCCGCTCTACCTGCCGAGCCCCCAGTCCGTGTTCGGAGCGTTCCTCGATGCGAACCGGTGCCTGGTGGTGGACGAGAGCACCGGGCGCACCGTATGCGGCGTGCAGAACTACTATCTGTGGGAGCACCTGATCGCCTCGCTGCAGCGCATCGGGGTGGGCGTGGCCCTCGCTGCCGTGCTCGGCGTCGCCCTCGGAGCGGTGATGAGCATGTGGGAGCTGGCGAACACGGCCTTCGCCCCCATCCTGAACTTCCTGCGCGCGCTGCCGCCGCTGGGCTACATCGGCCTGATCATCGTGTGGGTGGGGATCGGGGACACCTCGAAGTTCCTCCTGCTCTTCCTCGCCGCTTTCCCACCCATCGTGATCGCCACGATCGACGGCGTTCGCGGCGTGCGCGAGGACTACCTCTCCGCCGCACGGAGCATGGGCGCCAGCTCCTCGCAAATGGCACGGTTCGTGGTGCTCCCCGCCGCCACGGCCTCGATCTTCTCCGGTGTGCGGCTCGCCGTGGGCTTCGCCTGGACCACCGTCGTGGCCGCGGAGCTGAACAACGGCATCCCCGGCATCGGAGGGCTCGCATACATCTCCGGCACCCAGCTGAACACCGCACTCACCATCGCCTGCATCATCGTGATCGGTCTGGTCGCCCTCGCGCTCGACGGCGCGATCCGGTGGGTGGGCGACCGCCTGGTGCCCTGGCACGGAAAGGTCTGA
- a CDS encoding NAD(+)--rifampin ADP-ribosyltransferase, with translation MTGSRRLWGAQLARGEGEPRVCVVEPTGPLEDDPNVTDQRFPGNPTRSYRSLDPVRVVRELEDWPRHSDQSVRAMRAGLEEKRQAGTGEIID, from the coding sequence ATAACCGGATCACGCCGCCTCTGGGGCGCCCAGCTGGCCCGCGGGGAGGGTGAGCCCCGCGTGTGCGTGGTGGAGCCGACGGGGCCGCTCGAGGACGATCCGAACGTCACCGACCAGCGCTTCCCCGGCAACCCCACCCGCTCCTACCGCAGCCTCGACCCGGTGCGCGTGGTGCGCGAGCTCGAGGACTGGCCCCGCCACAGCGACCAGAGCGTGCGCGCGATGCGGGCCGGGCTCGAGGAGAAACGGCAGGCGGGGACGGGGGAGATCATCGACTGA
- a CDS encoding polysaccharide lyase family protein, with translation MSPRPRTVTGLRTEPGLATITLTWDSLGFDPLIDHYRVYAVPGQEAPSAPEESSLLAKTVYPRLVHHGLDPAGETWTYTVVAVSDAGRRGAASRPVTAASQASVTATGTPVAVIGAFDGRTLEHRFAPSSYARIPEEHPEALIEYREGVDSPETAWPYLLPGPGDAWAGRAAYRARWTFPLESAPTEDHDLAVWLVDTTRLGGILRVRANGEHATDLTLPQGATRGSREGDATVPGSTLRRAFFEPAVPAALLQEGENVIEFELAEGGWAAWDAVGLFARA, from the coding sequence ATGAGCCCCCGCCCCCGAACCGTCACCGGCCTGCGCACCGAGCCCGGCCTCGCCACGATCACCCTCACCTGGGACTCCCTCGGCTTCGATCCGCTGATCGACCACTACCGCGTGTACGCGGTGCCGGGCCAGGAGGCGCCCTCGGCCCCCGAGGAGTCCTCGCTGCTGGCGAAGACGGTGTACCCCCGCCTGGTGCACCACGGCCTCGACCCGGCCGGGGAGACCTGGACGTACACCGTGGTGGCCGTCTCCGATGCGGGCCGGCGCGGCGCGGCGAGCCGGCCCGTCACCGCCGCCTCCCAGGCGTCGGTGACCGCCACGGGCACGCCCGTGGCCGTCATCGGCGCGTTCGACGGCCGCACCCTCGAGCACCGCTTCGCCCCGAGCTCCTACGCCCGCATCCCCGAGGAGCACCCGGAGGCGCTGATCGAGTACCGCGAGGGCGTGGACTCCCCGGAGACGGCCTGGCCGTACCTGCTGCCGGGGCCGGGTGACGCCTGGGCCGGCCGCGCCGCCTACCGCGCCCGCTGGACATTCCCCCTCGAGAGCGCCCCGACCGAGGATCATGACCTGGCCGTGTGGCTGGTGGACACCACGCGCCTGGGAGGGATCCTGCGGGTGCGCGCCAACGGAGAGCACGCCACGGATCTGACGCTGCCGCAGGGCGCCACCCGGGGCTCCCGCGAGGGGGATGCCACCGTGCCCGGCTCCACCCTGCGCCGCGCCTTCTTCGAGCCCGCGGTGCCGGCCGCGCTGCTGCAGGAGGGCGAGAACGTGATCGAGTTCGAGCTGGCCGAGGGCGGCTGGGCGGCCTGGGACGCGGTGGGGCTGTTCGCCCGGGCGTGA
- a CDS encoding alkaline phosphatase D family protein has product MPSPDSPALVSRRRLLQLSGASAAALALGIDARAAQAAPLPHQEGLFSLGVASGAPRPDGAVLWTRLAPEPLAEDGHGGMPSRPVMVHWEVATDEEFTAVVAHGRALAQPELAHAVHPRVEGLEPATEHFYRFRSSRAHSPVGRFRTLPAPGAEAESFSAALVSCQAWYHGHFTAHRHLAAEEDLDLVVFAGDYIYEYGITEANLRREGASVGEVHRVETETLEQYRLRYALFKADPHLQAVHARAAAVAVWDDHEVQNNYAAHVSSTGIDAEDFVHRIAVAYRAFYENMPLDLAALPEGPDSDITTGFDVGSLARFSLLDSRQFRDPAPADAAEQQREDRTILGAAQEDWVAERLRSSEAQWNVLANGVVLVPITEDRVDMWDGYPAARRRLLAAMDEARNPVMLTGDIHRHVAAEIPADPEDPAAGALGVELVCTSIASDGDGARTDGYTEDWLQHDYVKLYDGRRGYVHLRLTPQEMVSSFYVVDWIEADDTAEKQLTARFTTPAGEPRLIPA; this is encoded by the coding sequence ATGCCGTCCCCAGACAGTCCCGCACTGGTCAGCCGTCGCCGACTCCTCCAGCTCAGCGGCGCCTCCGCCGCCGCGCTGGCCCTCGGGATCGATGCCCGCGCCGCGCAGGCGGCGCCGCTGCCGCACCAGGAGGGGCTGTTCTCCCTCGGCGTGGCCAGCGGGGCGCCGCGCCCGGACGGGGCGGTGCTGTGGACGCGCCTGGCCCCCGAACCGCTGGCCGAGGACGGCCACGGCGGCATGCCCTCCCGGCCCGTGATGGTGCACTGGGAGGTCGCGACCGACGAGGAGTTCACCGCCGTGGTGGCCCACGGCCGGGCGCTCGCCCAGCCGGAGCTCGCCCACGCGGTGCATCCGCGGGTGGAGGGGCTCGAGCCCGCCACCGAGCACTTCTACCGCTTCCGGTCCAGTCGGGCGCACAGTCCCGTCGGCCGATTCCGCACGCTCCCCGCCCCCGGCGCGGAGGCGGAGTCGTTCTCCGCGGCGCTGGTGTCCTGCCAGGCCTGGTACCACGGCCACTTCACCGCCCACCGGCATCTCGCCGCGGAGGAGGATCTGGACCTCGTGGTGTTCGCCGGGGACTACATCTACGAGTACGGCATCACCGAGGCGAACCTGCGCCGCGAGGGCGCCTCGGTGGGCGAGGTGCATCGCGTGGAGACGGAGACGCTCGAGCAGTACCGGTTGCGGTACGCGCTGTTCAAGGCGGATCCGCATCTGCAGGCCGTGCACGCCCGGGCGGCGGCGGTGGCGGTGTGGGACGACCACGAGGTGCAGAACAACTACGCCGCCCACGTCTCGAGCACGGGGATCGATGCGGAGGACTTCGTCCACCGCATCGCCGTCGCCTATCGCGCGTTCTACGAGAACATGCCGCTGGATCTCGCCGCCCTGCCCGAGGGTCCGGACAGCGACATCACCACGGGCTTCGACGTGGGCTCCCTGGCCCGCTTCTCGCTGCTGGACTCGCGCCAGTTCCGCGACCCGGCCCCGGCCGATGCCGCCGAGCAGCAGCGCGAGGACCGCACCATCCTGGGCGCCGCCCAGGAGGACTGGGTGGCGGAGCGGCTGCGCAGCTCCGAGGCGCAGTGGAATGTGCTGGCCAACGGCGTGGTGCTGGTGCCGATCACCGAGGACCGGGTGGACATGTGGGACGGCTATCCGGCCGCTCGCCGCCGCCTGCTCGCGGCGATGGACGAGGCCCGCAACCCGGTGATGCTCACCGGGGACATCCACCGGCACGTGGCCGCCGAGATCCCCGCCGACCCCGAGGATCCGGCGGCGGGGGCGCTGGGGGTGGAGCTGGTGTGCACCTCGATCGCCTCCGACGGGGACGGTGCGCGCACCGACGGCTACACCGAGGACTGGCTCCAGCACGACTACGTGAAGCTCTACGACGGCCGGCGCGGGTACGTGCACCTGCGCCTCACGCCGCAGGAGATGGTCTCCAGCTTCTACGTGGTGGACTGGATCGAGGCAGACGACACCGCCGAGAAGCAGCTCACCGCCCGTTTCACCACCCCCGCGGGCGAGCCCCGCCTGATCCCCGCCTGA
- a CDS encoding GAP family protein, with the protein MTSTGLLAFTGLAVVTMDVLGGVLAIGMLLRGGRLRHLLAFAGGYALVVTAATLLLHPLLAWLGRHLGPVLESKNTLGVVEIVVGAALVGFSVHQFRAAARPPRPHGRLEERATPKRLATAPLALAGIAFAGTALADPAFPLAVGMAAQEQHLPLRIALLVGWNVIYQLPLVSVLVAAAFGKHEQLAIRVMEVIGPHRRRLQTALAVALALGGLAVLGDGAVALASGHVPWLRQLILLR; encoded by the coding sequence ATGACGTCCACCGGTCTCCTCGCCTTCACCGGGCTCGCGGTGGTGACCATGGACGTGCTGGGCGGCGTGCTCGCGATCGGCATGCTGCTGCGCGGTGGCAGGCTGCGGCACCTGCTCGCCTTCGCCGGCGGCTACGCGCTGGTGGTGACGGCGGCGACGCTGCTGCTACATCCGCTGCTGGCCTGGCTGGGGCGGCACCTGGGCCCGGTGCTGGAGTCGAAGAACACCCTGGGCGTCGTGGAGATCGTGGTGGGGGCGGCGCTGGTGGGCTTCAGCGTGCACCAGTTCCGCGCCGCGGCCCGGCCCCCGCGCCCCCACGGCCGGCTCGAGGAGCGGGCCACGCCGAAGCGCCTGGCGACCGCGCCGCTCGCCCTGGCCGGGATCGCCTTCGCGGGCACGGCGCTGGCCGATCCGGCGTTCCCGCTCGCGGTGGGCATGGCCGCCCAGGAGCAACACCTGCCGCTGCGGATCGCGCTGCTGGTGGGCTGGAATGTGATATACCAGCTGCCGCTGGTGTCCGTGCTGGTCGCCGCCGCGTTCGGGAAGCACGAGCAGCTGGCGATCCGGGTGATGGAGGTGATCGGCCCGCACCGTCGGCGGCTGCAGACGGCGCTCGCCGTCGCCCTCGCCCTCGGCGGCCTCGCCGTGCTCGGGGACGGCGCCGTCGCCCTTGCCAGCGGGCACGTGCCCTGGCTGCGCCAGCTGATCCTGCTGCGGTGA
- a CDS encoding metal-sensitive transcriptional regulator has translation MELDPADMTPVINRLKRAQGQLSAVTRMLEEGRDCKDVVTQLSAVSKALDRAGFAIIASGMEQCMTSPEKDLDRKELEKLFLTLA, from the coding sequence GTGGAACTCGATCCCGCCGACATGACCCCGGTGATCAACCGCCTCAAGCGCGCCCAGGGCCAGCTGAGCGCCGTGACCCGCATGCTCGAGGAGGGCCGGGACTGCAAGGACGTGGTCACCCAGCTCTCCGCCGTGTCCAAGGCGCTGGACCGCGCCGGCTTCGCGATCATCGCCAGCGGCATGGAGCAGTGCATGACCAGCCCGGAGAAGGATCTGGACCGCAAGGAGCTGGAAAAGCTGTTCCTCACGCTCGCGTGA